One genomic window of Arachis hypogaea cultivar Tifrunner chromosome 8, arahy.Tifrunner.gnm2.J5K5, whole genome shotgun sequence includes the following:
- the LOC140174758 gene encoding uncharacterized protein, whose product MLANQSLPVKGGLWKDICQLNINEQRVRDKIVNGLAMEVGNGRKTRFWEDNWVQGGSLRVHFPRLFSVSSQQNFVIGDCGFWDGLEWIWNFQWRRELFQWELELVHQLHERLRPVRMSLENEDAVVWKFDNTGVFSTKSFLQIIQTETLSEEITSYSFTRAIWKGLVPPRIELFGWFVLVGRINTKERLNRLGVDIHSDTICVLCHKGVENIEHLFLRCEVTWQVWCYWLRFFSSVWVIPGTMRDLFGSWIGMLGRRQG is encoded by the coding sequence atgttAGCAAATCAGTCGCTACCGGTAAAAGGAGGGCTTTGGAAGGACATCTGCCAGCTAAATATCAATGAGCAAAGGGTGCGGGATAAAATAGTGAATGGTTTGGCGATGGAAGTCGGTAATGGTAGGAAAACCCGGTTTTGGGAAGATAATTGGGTTCAGGGTGGTTCGCTGAGAGTGCATTTCCCAAGACTCTTCTCTGTGTCAAGCCAACAAAATTTTGTGATTGGAGATTGTGGTTTTTGGGATGGGTTGGAGTGGATATGGAATTTCCAATGGAGGAGGGAGCTGTTCCAATGGGAGCTAGAGCTGGTACATCAACTGCATGAGCGATTAAGGCCAGTGAGAATGTCACTTGAGAATGAGGATGCTGTGGTTTGGAAATTTGATAACACAGGTGTCTTTTCGACGAAGTCCTTTTTGCAGATAATCCAAACGGAGACGCTGTCAGAGGAGATCACGAGCTATAGCTTCACCCGTGCAATATGGAAAGGTTTGGTACCCCCGAGGATTGAACTATTTGGATGGTTTGTGCTAGTTGGTCGCATTAATACTAAGGAGCGATTGAATAGATTAGGAGTTGATATTCATAGTGATACTATTTGCGTCCTGTGCCACAAGGGGGTAGAAAATATTGAGCATCTATTTCTTCGGTGTGAGGtaacttggcaggtgtggtgctaCTGGTTGCGATTCTTTAGTAGTGTTTGGGTTATCCCTGGAACCATGAGAGATCTTTTTGGGAGTTGGATTGGCATGCTAGGCAGAAGACAAGGATAG